From the genome of Acinetobacter sp. TR3:
CAGCGTATTGTTCTTGTTGTGTAGGATTCATAATTTCATTGACGCTGAGTATTGAAATTTTATAAGTTTTTCCTACGCCTAAAACTTGGTTGCATGCATGTTGTAATTTCTTTTGATCTAAATCTTGATTGGTACGTGCTGCAAGGGTGTAAGCAATCGTGGCTGAAGTTGTTGTTTTATTTTCTATTTGATAGCCCGTCACGCCGTTAAATTTGTGTGGTGTACTTTGACATGCAGTGATCACAAGTGCACTTGTAACGATAATGAATAAATTGGTTTTTTTCATATCTATGATCCTATTATTTCCATAATTAGTATGGCATAAAATAAGGTTGTTATTGTGAGTAATCTTTGAAATTGGCGCTATTCATCGTATTGAGGTTCAAAGTTAAAGAAAGAATTTTCGTTTTCGAACAATTTTGCATATAATCTGCCAAGTTTTTTATTTAATACAGAAGTCGTTGCTTTATTGCAGTATTTTTGCCCGTTTTAACGGGCATTTAGTTTATTGGTCTGCTATAAGGCAAGTCTGGATAGGTGTGTCATGATCTCTACAGATAGTCAAAAAAAATATGTGGTTGCGTTTGACCAAGGTACAACAAGTTCACGAGCAATCGTGTTGGATCATGATGCAAATGTTATCAGTATTGCTCAGCGTGAATTTACGCAAATTTACCCACAGCCAGGTTGGGTTGAGCATGATCCTATGGAAATATGGGCAACTCAAAGTGCAGTTTGGGTTGAAGCGCTAGCACAAGCTGGTATTTCAAGTGACCAAATTGCTGGAATCGGGATTACTAACCAACGTGAAACCACGATCATTTGGGACAAGAAAACTGGTAAGCCGATTTATAATGCTATTGTTTGGCAAAGCCGTCAAAGCAATGAAATTTGTAATCAATTACATCAAGATGGTTGGGATGATTATGTTCGAAAAGTAACGGGTCTAGTGATTGATCCATATTTTTCAGCGACAAAAATTAAATGGATTCTTGATCGTGTTGAAGGAAGCCGTGAGCGTGCAGAACGCGGTGAGCTTTTGTTTGGTACAGTCGATACGTGGTTGATTTGGAAATTGACCAATGGTCAAGTTCATGTGACTGACTATACCAATGCTTCACGTACAATGTTGTTTAATATAGAAACATTGGAATGGGATGACAAACTTTTAGAAGCCTTAAATATTCCTAAAGTCATGTTACCTGAGGTTCGTGGTTCTTCTGAAGTGTATGGATACACACATACCATTAGCGGTCAAGAAGTTGGAATCCCAATTGCAGGTATTGCGGGGGATCAACAAGCGGCATTATTTGGACAAATGTGTGTAGAGGTTGGGCAGGCTAAAAATACCTATGGGACGGGTTGTTTCTTATTGATGAACACAGGGAAGCGTATTGTTCAATCTGAACATGGTTTACTGACGACGATTGCATGTGGTGCAAAAGGTGAAGTGAACTACGCTCTAGAAGGTGCTGTGTTTAATGGTGGATCATGTGTGCAATGGCTGCGCGACGAGCTTAAAGCAATCAATGATTCTTATGATTCTGAGTATTATGCAACCAAAGTAAAAGACAGTAATGGCGTGTATGTTGTTCCTGCCTTTACAGGTTTAGGTGCGCCATATTGGGATCCAACTGCTCGTGGTGCAATTCTCGGAATCACACGTGGTGTGAGTATTGAACATATTATTCGTGCGACACTAGAGTCGATTGCTTATCAAACACGTGATGTATTAGATGCAATGCAACAAGATTCTGGCGAAAAGTTGCGTACACTACGCGTAGATGGTGGTGTAACAGCAAATAACTTCCTGATGCAATTCCAAGCGGATATTCTTTCGACTTCAGTTGAACGTCCAGCAATGAAAGAAACCACGGGAATGGGAGCTGCCTTTTTGGCTGGTTTAGCTGTCGGTTTTTGGTCGGATTTAAACGAGTTGAAGAGTAGGATGTCAATCGAACGAACCTTTACACCAGAGTGCAGTCAGGATCAAACTGAAAAACTGTACAAAGGTTGGCTAAAAGCTGTCGGACGTACTCGAGATTGGGCAGAAGATTAAGCTAAAATAGTCGGATATAATATGCCGTAAATAACACAGGATTGATGAGCATGAGCTTGATACTACGCCAACAAAAAACCATCGAATTAGTACGAGAGCGTGGTTATATTAGTATTGAAGAACTTGCTCAACATTTCGATGTTACACCTCAAACTATTCGTCGTGATATCAATCAATTGGCAGATGAAGGGTTATTACGGCGTTATCATGGCGGCGCTGCGCATGATTCGAGTGTTGAAAATACAGAATATACAATGCGTGTCGGGCATATGCTTGAGCAAAAAAGAACAATTGCTGAAGCTGTTGCTGCTGCTGTTCCAGATCATGCTTCATTATTTATTAATATTGGTACAACAACTGAAGCAATTGCTCATGCCTTACTCAATCACACGGGCTTAAAAGTTATTACTAATAACCTGAATGTTGCAAAAATCCTCAGTACCAAAGAAGACTTTGAAGTGTTGATTGCCAGTGGTCGTGTGCGTCCAGATGGTGGCGTCATTGGTCAAGCAACCGCTGATTTTTTTAAACAGTTTAAAGCGGATTATGCGCTTATTGGGATTAGTGGAATTGAAGAAGATGGCACATTGCTTGATTTTGACTTTCAGGAAGTGTGTGTCTCTCAAGAAATTCTTTCAAGTGCACGCCAAGTTTTTTTAGCTGCGGATAGCAGTAAATTTGGGCGTAATGCGATGATTCGACTAGGCTCACTTAAGCAAGTGGATTGTATTTTTACGGATCAACAACCGAATGAAGAATTTATAAAAACCATCCGAGACTTAGATGTTGGTTTGATTGTTGCTAAATAAATCTTCATTTTCGAAAAATTGTTACTTCTCTTGAGTTAATCAATTTAACTCAAGATTTATTCAATAAAAATTATATTTTTCTTATAAATAAATGCGATTACTGTGTTTCTAAACTTTTAGTCTCTCCACTGAATTTTACCATTTATCTAAAAATGTCGATAGATTGGCATTTTTTGATCTTTTTTTCATTGTTTATTTTCGATTTATATGTTTAAATTTTCATTATCGAAAAATAATGAAAATTTGCGG
Proteins encoded in this window:
- the glpK gene encoding glycerol kinase GlpK, giving the protein MISTDSQKKYVVAFDQGTTSSRAIVLDHDANVISIAQREFTQIYPQPGWVEHDPMEIWATQSAVWVEALAQAGISSDQIAGIGITNQRETTIIWDKKTGKPIYNAIVWQSRQSNEICNQLHQDGWDDYVRKVTGLVIDPYFSATKIKWILDRVEGSRERAERGELLFGTVDTWLIWKLTNGQVHVTDYTNASRTMLFNIETLEWDDKLLEALNIPKVMLPEVRGSSEVYGYTHTISGQEVGIPIAGIAGDQQAALFGQMCVEVGQAKNTYGTGCFLLMNTGKRIVQSEHGLLTTIACGAKGEVNYALEGAVFNGGSCVQWLRDELKAINDSYDSEYYATKVKDSNGVYVVPAFTGLGAPYWDPTARGAILGITRGVSIEHIIRATLESIAYQTRDVLDAMQQDSGEKLRTLRVDGGVTANNFLMQFQADILSTSVERPAMKETTGMGAAFLAGLAVGFWSDLNELKSRMSIERTFTPECSQDQTEKLYKGWLKAVGRTRDWAED
- a CDS encoding DeoR/GlpR family DNA-binding transcription regulator → MSLILRQQKTIELVRERGYISIEELAQHFDVTPQTIRRDINQLADEGLLRRYHGGAAHDSSVENTEYTMRVGHMLEQKRTIAEAVAAAVPDHASLFINIGTTTEAIAHALLNHTGLKVITNNLNVAKILSTKEDFEVLIASGRVRPDGGVIGQATADFFKQFKADYALIGISGIEEDGTLLDFDFQEVCVSQEILSSARQVFLAADSSKFGRNAMIRLGSLKQVDCIFTDQQPNEEFIKTIRDLDVGLIVAK